A genomic region of Papaver somniferum cultivar HN1 chromosome 7, ASM357369v1, whole genome shotgun sequence contains the following coding sequences:
- the LOC113295803 gene encoding uncharacterized protein LOC113295803 — MCAFCNSAPESVNHLILHCSYAHKIWSYFIGGYNVRWVTTGSLEAQLLAWKFRRGRNRGRKIWPILIFAIVRAIWEERNRRVTANKPHRVEGIIINEVKALIFQWGNAEKWFWGNSFRDLVTHWKVMIDSS, encoded by the coding sequence ATGTGTGCATTCTGCAATTCAGCCCCTGAATCAGTCAATCATCTTATATTGCATTGTAGCTATGCTCACAAAATTTGGTCATACTTCATTGGAGGTTACAATGTGCGATGGGTTACAACAGGTTCTTTAGAAGCTCAGTTGTTGGCTTGGAAATTCAGGCGAGGTCGTAATAGAGGGAGGAAAATCTGGCCTATTCTTATCTTTGCCATTGTCAGAGCTATTTGGGAAGAAAGAAATCGCAGGGTTACGGCAAATAAACCCCATAGAGTTGAAGGAATAATCATCAATGAAGTTAAAGCTTTGATCTTTCAATGGGGCAATGCAGAAAAATGGTTTTGGGGTAATTCATTTAGAGATCTTGTAACACACTGGAAAGTTATGATTGATAGCTCATAA